Part of the Coriobacteriia bacterium genome, CCGATCGCGTAGGCGAGCTGGATCTCACAGCGTTGCGCGAGGCCGGCCGCCACGACGTTTTTCGCGACCCAGCGGGCGGCATACGCGCCGGAACGGTCGACCTTGGTCGCGTCCTTTCCGGAGAATGCTCCGCCTCCGTGGCGCCCCATGCCGCCGTACGTATCGACGATGATCTTGCGTCCGGTGAGCCCGGTGTCTCCCATGGGTCCGCCGATGACGAAACGGCCTGTAGGATTGATGAAGATCTCGGATGCCGACCAATCAAGGTTTTCGAGTTGAAAGACGGGCGCAATCACGTGTTCGATGATGTCGGGCCGGAGAAGCTCCTCGACGTCGACGCTCTCGGCATGCTGGGTCGAGATGAGGATCTTCTCGACGGCAACCGGTCTTCCGTCGACATAGCGGACAGAGACCTGAGTCTTCCCGTCCGGGCGCAGGTATCCCAGTACTCCGCCTCTCCTGACGGCGGCAAGCCGTTCAGCCAACCGATGGGCCAGGTATATCGGCATGGGCATCAGTGTCGAAGTCTCGTCGCAGGCATATCCGAACATCATGCCTTGGTCACCGGCGCCGATCTCGTCCAGTGGATCCGCGGTCTCGCCTCTCTGGGCCTCGAACGACTCGTCAACTCCCAACGCGATGTCGGGACTCTGCTCGTGTATCGTTGAGACGACGCCGCAGGTCTCAAAATCAAACCCGTATTTCGCCCGTGTATATCCGATGTCACTGACCACGCCCCGGGCGATGGACTGAACGTCGACATACGCGTTCGTCCTGATTTCGCCGCCGACGACGATCAACCCGGTCGTGATGAACGTCTCGCATCCGACTCGTGCGCGGGTAACGTCACCATCTTTGCCGAGTTCGATCTCCCGGGCGAGTATCGCATCCAGAATGGCATCGGATATCTGGTCGCAGATCTTGTCCGGATGACCCTCCGTCACCGACTCCGACGTGAAGAGGAATCCTCTTTCCGACATGATGTCTCCTTGCCTCGCTATTCGTAAGCTTCAGTCGCGCAAAACAAAAGAACCCCGGTCTGGAAAGACAGGGATTCTGCTTGAAGGCTGGCATGCAGCCGTCAGCTGTTCCTTCATCTTCCAGGCCTTTGTGCAGCCTGCCGAGACTTGGCACCGTACGTCGCTTTTGACGCCGGTTGCCGGGGTTTCACAGGGCTCGGTCCCTCGACCCGCTGCGATCGAAACACGATCGCCTCTTGATGATAGGAAGACTGTAGCACGATATCGGCAACCGACAAGAGCTCAAGTGCTACCATAATGGGTCATTCGACCCAAGATTCTCTCAAGGAGCTTCCAGTCGTGACCGACACCGTCCGCGTTCGCTTTGCCCCAAGCCCGACCGGAAACCTTCATATCGGAGGAGCCCGTACTGCCATCTATAACTGGGCCTTCGCCCGCCGTCATGGTGGCACGTTTGTCCTGCGAATCGACGACACCGATCCTGAGCGTTCAACCGACGAAAACACCCTCGCGATTCTTCGAGCCATGAGGTGGCTCGGGCTTGATTGGGACGAAGGCCCCGAGGTGGGCGGCGATTTCGGCCCCTATTTCCAGACGCAACGCTTCGCCCGCTACGCCGAGGGTCTGGAACTCCTCAAGGCCGCTGGTGCGGCATATCCCTGCTTCTGTTCGGCAGAGGAGCTGTCGGCCAAGCGCGAATCCGGACGTTTGGGCGACGGCCCAGCGGGCTATGATCGCACATGCCGTTCGCTGTCCGCCGAGGAGGCCGAAGCGCGAATCGCTGCCGGGGAACCGCACACATGGCGCCTCTTGGTGCCCGAAGACCGCGGAGAAATACTCTTCACCGACGCCGTGCGCGGCGAGGTGTCCTTTGCTGCGGAGTCCATGGACGACTTCGTTCTGATGCGCAGTGACGGCACTCCGACCTACAACTACGCCACGGTCTTAGATGACGTGGACATGAGGATCACGCACGTCATTCGCGGTGACGATCACCTGTCGAACACTCCGCGCCAAATCCTTGTCTATGAGGCGTTGGGTGCTCCCGTGCCGATATTCGCGCACCTTTCGATGATCTGGGGGCCCGACGGTAAGCGCCTCTCCAAGCGCCATGGAGCAACCA contains:
- a CDS encoding methionine adenosyltransferase produces the protein MSERGFLFTSESVTEGHPDKICDQISDAILDAILAREIELGKDGDVTRARVGCETFITTGLIVVGGEIRTNAYVDVQSIARGVVSDIGYTRAKYGFDFETCGVVSTIHEQSPDIALGVDESFEAQRGETADPLDEIGAGDQGMMFGYACDETSTLMPMPIYLAHRLAERLAAVRRGGVLGYLRPDGKTQVSVRYVDGRPVAVEKILISTQHAESVDVEELLRPDIIEHVIAPVFQLENLDWSASEIFINPTGRFVIGGPMGDTGLTGRKIIVDTYGGMGRHGGGAFSGKDATKVDRSGAYAARWVAKNVVAAGLAQRCEIQLAYAIGVAHPLSLMVETFGTETLPVARIVEAVREVFDLRPGAIIRDLDLLRPIYRKTAAYGHFGRTDRDFTWERTDKVDQLVAAARLDS
- a CDS encoding glutamate--tRNA ligase — encoded protein: MTDTVRVRFAPSPTGNLHIGGARTAIYNWAFARRHGGTFVLRIDDTDPERSTDENTLAILRAMRWLGLDWDEGPEVGGDFGPYFQTQRFARYAEGLELLKAAGAAYPCFCSAEELSAKRESGRLGDGPAGYDRTCRSLSAEEAEARIAAGEPHTWRLLVPEDRGEILFTDAVRGEVSFAAESMDDFVLMRSDGTPTYNYATVLDDVDMRITHVIRGDDHLSNTPRQILVYEALGAPVPIFAHLSMIWGPDGKRLSKRHGATSVESYRDMGYLPEALINYLALLGWSLDGETTIISPATLKENFSLDRISKNPAIFDAEKLDWMNGVYMRELSPAEFVDRMLPWLEAAHLSDAADVDSRREWFLRLAPLVSERVKRLDEIVPKVAFLFADVTVDDDARVKVLGKEGAGRSLSAAAEALKCAPWTTTEIETALRDLPAQLDLKSKIVFQAIRVAATGTAVSPPLFESLELLGREKTLARIAAAVPLARE